The DNA segment GACAATATGCCTTAGTTCCGTATTGAATTTGAATAGGAGTTTGAGGGTCTATGCTTTCTACAGAGATTTCATTGTTATAATAATCTGACGCTATCGATAGTTTTTGTTGCATGGGATACATAAGATGCGCAGTTACGATAGAACTTATCAAAAGCAGTATTTTTAATTGAGTGATTTTTTTATCAGATTTCATAATGCTCTTTCCAAAAGAGTTAAAAGAACAATCTAACACAGTAGTTGGAAAAAGCAATGAAATGAGCGTCTTAATTATATGAAATTAAAAGGTTTTTTGTCTCTATTATTTCAATTATTTCTTTACTAATATCTGCAGGTAATGAGTTGAGATATTCTTCTAATTCTTCTTTATCATTCAAATCGATTTTTTTGTTTGCAACTTTTTCAATAATAATGCTGACTATGCCGTGAATCATATGAGCAATAGAATGGCCAACGTTTGGACGGCTGTGAGGGTCTTGTGCTATGCTCAGCGCCCCATTCATAATTTGTCCAACTCCTGCTAAAATAACTGGATTTGGTCGATAACCACCAGAAAGGGTTTGATCGGTATCTTCAATTTTTTGCGTTTGCGTATGATTATGCTTCGGCTTTTCTTTTTTTGGTCTTTTAGCTAAAGTTGGAGGGGTAACGCATAGTGCTAAGATCATGAATGTTGTGCAGGATACAAATTTCATAGAACTTCTCCCTTGGTTGATACGGTTTTGTCGCTACTATAAAAAGTATCATGAAGGGAGATCAATAATTTTTTGTGTTCTTATCTTTTTCTGAATATGTGTACAAATTGGACATGCAGTGGAGTAGCTTTTTGTATTTGAAATAAGAATTTTTTATACATCACTTCTTCATCTTTTTGAGGAATGTGGTGGAGCAATTCTGTTAAAAATCCTGCAAGTGAAACAGAACCTTCACTTACAAAAGTAATATCCAAGAATTTACCCAAATCATCGAGTGTAATTGTTGCATCAACAAGCCATTCATCTTCTCCCATAGGCATTATTTTACCAATGGTTGATTCATGTTCGTCACTAATTTCACCAACAATTTCTTCAATAAGATCTTCTAAAGTGACTAATCCTGTTAATATACCGTGTTCATTGATTACAATGGCAATGTGCATTTGTTTTTCGCGGAACTTGCCTAAGAGCTGAATTACTTTTACATTTTCAGGCACAAACATAATGGGACGAACAATTTCTTGTAAGATCTTTTTCTCGCCTTTTGAGAACATGATAAAGAGATCTTTTTGATGCACCATACCAATTATATTGTCATGTGTACCTTCATATACCGGAATTCGTGTGTATGAATGTTCAGAGAAAAAGCTAAATACAGTATCCATGGGAGTATTTACTTCAAGAGAGGCAATTTTTTTGCCTGGTACCATCACTTCTTTAATTGGTGTATTACCTAATTGGAACACATTCTGGAGCATTTCTCTTTTTTCAAGTTCAAGAATACCTTTTTCATGAATGTAATTGATTAAAAACTGGATTTCTCGTTCCGATGATATCCATTGTGAAGAACTTTCAAGAGCATCTGTTCCTCCGACTTTGTACATTACATAATCAGAGAATTTTACGAGAATAATAACAAATGGGTAGAGTGTATAATAAATACAATTGATCAGCCACAGTA comes from the Candidatus Babeliales bacterium genome and includes:
- a CDS encoding hemolysin family protein, with protein sequence MEPYQLSQLATPFVLLCIALIFRATLSFLETSITALRLFRLKELAHTTTQYLPLLQTLERNPQRVLITIIVANSFVDVSAASLATFIMSTIFTHIGFSSGIGFTFGITFASLGIVVFGEILPKSFARVRSEHAFKSVLWLINCIYYTLYPFVIILVKFSDYVMYKVGGTDALESSSQWISSEREIQFLINYIHEKGILELEKREMLQNVFQLGNTPIKEVMVPGKKIASLEVNTPMDTVFSFFSEHSYTRIPVYEGTHDNIIGMVHQKDLFIMFSKGEKKILQEIVRPIMFVPENVKVIQLLGKFREKQMHIAIVINEHGILTGLVTLEDLIEEIVGEISDEHESTIGKIMPMGEDEWLVDATITLDDLGKFLDITFVSEGSVSLAGFLTELLHHIPQKDEEVMYKKFLFQIQKATPLHVQFVHIFRKR